A region of Sphingomonas sp. DNA encodes the following proteins:
- a CDS encoding MerR family transcriptional regulator translates to MNIGEAARRSGLPAKTIRYYEQIGLVAPARLHNDYRDYGDRDVHELSFIARARGLGFGIGECRHLLALYRDGERSNLEVRAAAEAQIAEIRGKIGELKQMERTLSSLVTACRSNMRPDCPILDGLAGDQT, encoded by the coding sequence ATGAACATCGGTGAAGCGGCCCGGCGCAGCGGACTGCCGGCCAAGACCATTCGCTATTACGAGCAGATCGGGCTGGTCGCGCCGGCGCGACTCCACAACGACTATCGCGATTATGGCGACAGGGACGTGCACGAACTCTCCTTCATCGCCCGCGCCCGCGGCCTCGGCTTCGGGATCGGCGAATGTCGCCATTTGCTCGCACTCTACCGCGACGGCGAGCGTTCCAACCTGGAAGTGCGTGCCGCCGCCGAGGCCCAAATCGCGGAAATCCGCGGCAAGATCGGAGAATTGAAACAGATGGAACGGACGCTGAGCAGCCTCGTCACGGCCTGCCGAAGCAATATGCGTCCCGATTGCCCGATCCTGGACGGGCTGGCGGGGGACCAGACGTGA
- a CDS encoding copper resistance system multicopper oxidase, which produces MSGTPVIGRRQLLAGALGLGAAGLFPAWATSGSAGIGATLSGEDIRLAIGHSTFATGGRSGHAITVNGTLPAPLIRLREGQTIRLHVANHLDEDSSIHWHGLLLPFEMDGVPGISFPGIRPHETFTYEFPVRQAGTYWYHSHSGLQEQQGHYGPLVIDPAGADPVRYDREHVIVLSDWSFLHPHRIMAKLRQQAGYFNRRRQTLAGDGGARLSASERAMWARMRMDPTDILDVNATTYTYLVNGHGPEENWTGLFAPGERVRLRIINASAMTIFNVRIPGLPMTVVNADGIDVRPVEVDEFQISVAETYDVIVRPGGPEAYTFVAEAMDRSGLGRATLAPGLGMEAAVPPLRERPLLSMADMGMGHGDHGGMDHDMRDGATAPQVDLNPGVDMIAPMPMDRTGEPGLGLENAGHRTLTYRDLVSLNPNPDPRPPARTVEVHLTGNMERFMWSFDGLRFSQNPEPLRFERDERVRVRLINDTMMAHPIHLHGHFFELVNGHAGHHPLKHTVNVLPGGIVEFDLTADAPGDWAFHCHLLYHMHAGMMRKVTVRPMDGEAT; this is translated from the coding sequence GTGAGCGGCACGCCCGTCATCGGCCGCCGTCAGCTTCTCGCCGGGGCGCTGGGCCTCGGCGCCGCCGGCCTGTTCCCCGCCTGGGCGACGAGCGGCAGTGCCGGCATCGGCGCCACTCTGTCCGGCGAGGACATCCGCCTTGCCATCGGCCACAGCACCTTCGCCACCGGCGGGCGCAGCGGCCATGCGATCACCGTCAACGGCACCCTGCCCGCCCCGCTCATCCGACTGCGCGAGGGGCAGACCATACGCCTTCACGTCGCCAATCATCTCGACGAGGACAGCTCGATCCACTGGCACGGCCTGCTCCTGCCGTTCGAGATGGACGGCGTACCCGGCATCAGCTTCCCCGGCATCCGCCCGCACGAGACCTTCACCTACGAATTCCCGGTGCGGCAGGCTGGGACCTACTGGTATCACAGCCATTCGGGCCTGCAGGAGCAGCAGGGCCATTACGGGCCGCTGGTCATCGACCCGGCCGGCGCCGATCCGGTCCGGTACGACCGCGAGCATGTGATCGTGCTCAGCGACTGGAGCTTCCTCCATCCCCACCGGATCATGGCGAAGCTGCGCCAGCAGGCCGGCTATTTCAACCGGCGGCGCCAGACCCTGGCCGGCGACGGCGGCGCCCGCCTCTCCGCGTCCGAACGGGCAATGTGGGCGCGCATGCGGATGGATCCGACCGACATCCTGGACGTCAACGCGACCACCTACACCTATCTCGTCAACGGCCACGGGCCGGAGGAGAACTGGACCGGCCTGTTCGCGCCGGGCGAGCGGGTGCGCCTCAGGATCATCAACGCCAGCGCGATGACGATCTTCAACGTCCGCATCCCGGGCCTGCCCATGACGGTCGTCAACGCCGACGGGATCGACGTGCGCCCCGTGGAAGTGGACGAATTCCAGATCTCGGTCGCCGAAACCTATGACGTGATCGTGCGGCCGGGGGGGCCAGAGGCCTACACCTTCGTCGCGGAAGCGATGGACCGTTCCGGCCTCGGCCGCGCCACGCTGGCGCCAGGGCTGGGGATGGAAGCGGCGGTGCCGCCGCTGCGCGAGCGCCCGCTGCTTTCGATGGCCGACATGGGCATGGGGCATGGCGATCACGGCGGCATGGACCATGACATGCGCGACGGCGCCACCGCGCCGCAAGTCGATCTCAACCCCGGCGTCGACATGATCGCGCCGATGCCGATGGACCGCACCGGCGAGCCCGGCCTGGGCCTCGAAAATGCCGGCCACCGGACGCTCACCTATCGCGATCTCGTCTCGCTGAACCCGAACCCCGATCCGCGCCCGCCCGCGCGCACCGTCGAGGTCCACCTGACCGGCAATATGGAGCGCTTCATGTGGTCGTTCGACGGCCTGCGCTTCAGCCAGAATCCCGAGCCGCTGCGCTTCGAGCGGGACGAGCGGGTCCGCGTGCGCCTGATCAACGACACGATGATGGCGCATCCCATCCACCTGCACGGCCATTTCTTCGAGCTGGTGAACGGTCATGCCGGCCACCATCCGCTGAAGCATACGGTGAACGTGCTGCCCGGCGGCATCGTCGAATTCGATCTCACCGCCGACGCGCCCGGCGACTGGGCCTTCCACTGCCACCTGCTCTACCACATGCATGCCGGGATGATGCGCAAAGTCACCGTCCGGCCGATGGACGGAGAGGCGACATGA
- a CDS encoding copper resistance protein B: MRRLLPLLLAAAATPALAQGHGQHHGHHPAPPPPAAPDPHAGHRAEPPETPPDPHAGHDMPPPAHDPHAGHRMEPSGTTQDPHAGHDMPTPTTAPPVAPPPPGALGGPTHAADTVFDPARMAGVRAAVAAEHGGMRTSRFLIDRLEASVRRGRDGYGWEGVEFWYGTPTDRFVLASRGEGTFGDGVEEIEAQALWSHAIDPWFDLRLGVRADFRRGADRAWAVLGINGLAPYWFEVAAAAFISEKGEFTARFEAEYDLRLTQRLILQPTAEIELSAQDVPELGLGSGLAKAEAGLRLRYEFVPEFAPYVGVEYERAFGGTADYRRLAGERAGGWNLLVGVRAWF, from the coding sequence ATGAGACGGCTCCTCCCCCTCCTCCTCGCCGCCGCCGCGACGCCGGCGCTCGCCCAGGGGCACGGCCAGCATCACGGGCACCACCCCGCCCCGCCGCCGCCGGCCGCTCCCGATCCCCATGCCGGGCACCGGGCGGAGCCCCCCGAAACGCCGCCGGACCCCCATGCGGGCCACGACATGCCCCCGCCGGCGCACGATCCGCACGCCGGACACCGCATGGAACCGTCCGGGACCACGCAAGATCCCCATGCCGGCCACGACATGCCGACCCCGACGACGGCACCGCCGGTCGCCCCGCCGCCGCCCGGCGCGCTCGGCGGACCGACCCATGCCGCCGACACGGTCTTCGATCCCGCGCGGATGGCCGGCGTCCGCGCCGCCGTCGCCGCCGAGCATGGCGGCATGCGGACCTCACGCTTCCTGATCGACCGGCTGGAAGCCTCGGTCCGGCGCGGCCGTGACGGCTATGGCTGGGAGGGCGTCGAATTCTGGTACGGCACGCCCACCGACCGCTTTGTCCTCGCCAGCCGGGGCGAAGGCACGTTCGGCGATGGCGTGGAGGAGATCGAGGCACAGGCGCTGTGGAGCCACGCCATCGACCCCTGGTTCGATCTCAGGCTCGGCGTGCGCGCGGATTTCCGCCGGGGCGCGGATCGCGCATGGGCGGTGCTCGGCATCAACGGCCTCGCGCCCTACTGGTTCGAGGTCGCGGCCGCCGCCTTCATCTCCGAAAAGGGCGAGTTCACCGCGCGCTTCGAGGCCGAATATGACCTGCGCCTCACCCAGCGCCTGATCCTGCAACCCACCGCGGAGATCGAATTGAGCGCACAGGACGTGCCGGAGCTGGGCCTCGGCTCCGGCCTCGCCAAGGCCGAGGCCGGGCTGCGGCTGCGCTACGAGTTCGTGCCCGAATTCGCGCCTTATGTCGGGGTCGAATATGAACGTGCCTTTGGCGGCACGGCCGATTATCGCCGGCTGGCGGGCGAGCGCGCCGGCGGCTGGAACCTGTTGGTGGGAGTGAGAGCATGGTTCTGA
- a CDS encoding DUF411 domain-containing protein, protein MVLKIETVSRRFVLLAPLALAACAAAPRPRVIEVVKTPTCDCCTGWIEHLRAAGFTANVTDVPNLHPVSQRLGVPEQLHSCHTASIGGYVVEGHVPAADIVRLLDERPDILGIAVPGMPIGSPGMEQGDRREPYQTIAFTRDGRLSVFASH, encoded by the coding sequence ATGGTTCTGAAGATCGAAACCGTCTCGCGGCGCTTCGTGCTGCTCGCGCCCCTCGCCCTGGCCGCCTGCGCCGCCGCGCCGCGCCCGCGCGTGATCGAGGTGGTGAAGACGCCGACCTGCGATTGCTGCACCGGCTGGATCGAACATCTGCGCGCCGCCGGCTTCACGGCCAATGTGACCGACGTGCCGAACCTGCATCCGGTCTCGCAGCGGCTGGGCGTGCCGGAACAATTGCATTCCTGCCACACCGCCAGCATCGGCGGCTATGTGGTCGAGGGCCATGTGCCGGCCGCCGATATCGTGCGCCTGCTCGACGAGCGGCCGGACATCCTCGGTATCGCCGTGCCGGGCATGCCGATCGGGTCGCCCGGAATGGAGCAGGGCGACCGGCGCGAGCCCTATCAGACGATCGCCTTCACGCGGGACGGTCGCCTGTCGGTATTTGCCTCGCATTAA
- a CDS encoding PepSY domain-containing protein gives MNGLWAKMHKWLALAMAIQILFWFGSGLFFAVVPIERVRSEHMIAEHAAAPVPFDVAADGLLRLGSAGVTGERLEIRALLDRPVLLVHRGEERPRLFDLASGEPLSPIPMELAVRIAEADHAGDARAARVELIREAGGEYRGAVPAWRVAFDDGANRALYVAADSGQVTARRSTLWRTFDFLWGLHIMDWRGRTDFNTWLLIVSTALGLVVIVSGIVMLPSRLGYTAWRRRRRADRLNARQIPTGDRPA, from the coding sequence GTGAACGGATTGTGGGCGAAGATGCACAAATGGCTGGCGCTGGCGATGGCGATCCAGATCCTGTTCTGGTTCGGAAGCGGGCTGTTTTTCGCCGTGGTGCCGATCGAGCGGGTGCGTTCGGAGCATATGATCGCCGAGCATGCGGCGGCGCCGGTGCCGTTCGACGTGGCGGCGGACGGGCTGTTGCGGCTGGGCTCGGCCGGCGTGACCGGCGAGCGGCTGGAAATCCGCGCCTTGCTCGACCGGCCGGTGCTGCTCGTCCATCGCGGCGAGGAGCGACCGCGCCTGTTCGATCTCGCCAGCGGTGAGCCGCTGTCGCCGATCCCGATGGAACTGGCGGTGCGGATCGCCGAGGCCGATCATGCCGGCGACGCGCGTGCGGCGCGGGTGGAGCTGATCAGAGAAGCCGGCGGAGAATATCGCGGCGCCGTGCCGGCCTGGCGCGTCGCCTTCGACGACGGCGCGAACCGCGCGCTTTATGTCGCTGCGGACAGCGGGCAGGTTACGGCGCGGCGCTCGACCTTGTGGCGGACCTTCGATTTTCTCTGGGGCCTGCACATCATGGACTGGCGCGGCCGCACCGATTTCAACACCTGGCTGCTGATCGTTTCGACCGCGCTCGGCCTGGTCGTCATCGTCTCGGGCATTGTCATGCTGCCGAGCCGGCTGGGCTATACCGCCTGGCGCCGCCGGCGCCGGGCGGACAGGCTTAATGCGAGGCAAATACCGACAGGCGACCGTCCCGCGTGA
- the maiA gene encoding maleylacetoacetate isomerase: MTKPILYDYWRSSASYRVRIALHLKGIAFERVPVNLLEGEQRSDEYRARNPQGFVPMLELGGMRLTQSLAIMDALDHHVCEPRLVPENLAARSHVIAMALTIACDVHPLNNLRVLKYLADLGIEQGARDDWYRHWVAEGFDALEALAAPRAGTFLCGDTPTLADICLVPQAYNARRFDMNLNRWPTLARADANAQELDAFAAAHPGRVAPDAAKG; the protein is encoded by the coding sequence ATGACGAAACCGATCCTCTACGATTATTGGCGCTCCTCGGCGAGCTATCGCGTGCGCATCGCGCTCCATCTCAAGGGCATCGCCTTCGAGCGCGTGCCGGTGAACCTGCTGGAAGGCGAGCAGCGATCGGACGAATATCGCGCCCGCAATCCGCAGGGTTTCGTGCCGATGCTGGAGCTGGGCGGGATGCGGCTTACCCAGAGTCTGGCGATCATGGACGCGCTCGACCATCATGTCTGCGAACCCCGGCTGGTGCCGGAAAACCTGGCGGCGCGATCGCACGTGATCGCCATGGCGCTGACCATCGCCTGCGACGTGCATCCGCTGAACAATCTGCGCGTGCTCAAATATCTCGCCGATCTGGGCATCGAGCAAGGCGCGCGCGACGACTGGTATCGCCACTGGGTCGCCGAGGGCTTCGACGCCCTGGAGGCGCTTGCCGCGCCCCGGGCCGGGACCTTTCTCTGCGGCGATACGCCGACGCTGGCCGACATCTGCCTGGTGCCGCAGGCCTATAATGCTCGCCGCTTCGACATGAACCTGAATCGCTGGCCGACGCTGGCGCGGGCAGACGCCAATGCACAGGAGCTCGACGCCTTCGCCGCCGCTCATCCGGGCAGGGTCGCGCCGGACGCGGCGAAGGGCTAG
- a CDS encoding class II aldolase/adducin family protein has translation MAEAHALSTVEIPPMQDQVSPEEWKIRVDLAAAYRLVAYFGWDDLIFTHLSARVPGPEHHFLLNPYQLMFEEVTASSLVKVDMNGNPVAPTPFITNAAGFTIHSALHMAREDAQSVMHLHTPNGQAVAAHAGGLLPLTQTAMVIREEIAYHDYEGIAVDLSERERIIADLGTKSAMIFRNHGTLTVGETVGEAFLKLYFLERACEAQVLALSAGETNLNNPPQGAPQVAAEQGRASLKMGANLLAWPALLRKAYRLDPGFAT, from the coding sequence ATGGCGGAGGCGCATGCGCTTTCGACCGTCGAGATCCCGCCGATGCAGGACCAGGTGAGCCCGGAGGAGTGGAAGATCCGCGTCGATCTCGCCGCCGCCTACCGCCTCGTCGCTTATTTCGGCTGGGACGATCTCATCTTCACCCACCTCTCCGCCCGCGTGCCGGGGCCGGAGCATCATTTTTTGCTCAATCCCTATCAGCTCATGTTCGAGGAGGTGACGGCCTCCAGCCTCGTCAAGGTGGACATGAACGGCAATCCGGTCGCGCCGACGCCGTTCATCACCAACGCGGCGGGCTTCACCATCCATTCGGCGCTGCACATGGCGCGCGAGGACGCGCAATCGGTGATGCACCTCCACACGCCGAACGGCCAGGCGGTCGCCGCCCATGCCGGGGGGCTGCTCCCCCTCACCCAGACCGCGATGGTGATCCGCGAGGAGATCGCCTATCACGATTATGAGGGCATCGCGGTCGATCTTTCCGAGCGCGAGCGGATCATCGCCGATCTCGGGACCAAGAGCGCGATGATCTTCCGCAACCACGGCACGCTCACCGTCGGCGAGACGGTCGGCGAGGCGTTCCTGAAGCTCTATTTCCTGGAGCGCGCCTGCGAGGCGCAGGTGCTGGCGCTGTCGGCCGGCGAGACCAATCTCAACAACCCGCCGCAGGGCGCACCGCAAGTCGCCGCCGAGCAGGGCCGCGCCAGCCTCAAGATGGGCGCCAACCTGCTCGCCTGGCCGGCGCTGCTGAGGAAAGCCTACCGGCTCGACCCGGGCTTCGCGACCTAG
- a CDS encoding MFS transporter — protein MAGSGSASVERSPGGRVLLILLIAYIFNFVDRQIIGILAVPIKAELELSDRQLGLMGGIAFALFYSGLAIPIAWLADRYNRVKIIAWSVALWSGFTALCGLAQNFWQLFLARMGVGIGEAGGVAPSYALVSDYFPKERRARALAFFSLGIPIGSALGVFFGGWIASNLDWRAAFIIVGLAGIPAALLVRYGIKEPPRGAFDNEAGQAAEPAPPFALVAATLARKPSFWLLSFGAASGSILGYGLIFWLPSFFSRSYGLELIEVSWFYGSIVLIGGMAGTWLGGWLGDRTGPSDPGSYARIPAICFVVTAPVFAFGLFAESLVTGWILFAIGQMLALAWLGPVIAAVQHIVPPNMRATASASFLFINNLIGIGFGIFFLGFMSDTMTATYGEHALRYSILYGLGFYLLSALLYFIASKRLAKDWVA, from the coding sequence ATGGCGGGGAGCGGGAGCGCAAGCGTGGAGAGAAGCCCGGGCGGGCGCGTGCTCCTCATCCTGCTCATCGCCTACATCTTCAATTTCGTCGACCGCCAGATCATCGGTATCCTGGCGGTGCCGATCAAGGCGGAGCTGGAGCTTTCCGACCGCCAGCTCGGGCTGATGGGCGGCATCGCCTTCGCGCTCTTCTATTCCGGGCTCGCCATCCCGATCGCCTGGCTCGCCGACCGCTACAACCGGGTGAAGATCATCGCCTGGTCGGTGGCCTTGTGGAGCGGTTTCACCGCGCTCTGCGGCCTCGCCCAGAATTTCTGGCAATTGTTCCTCGCCCGGATGGGCGTCGGCATCGGCGAAGCGGGCGGGGTCGCGCCTTCCTACGCGCTGGTTTCGGACTATTTCCCGAAGGAGCGCCGCGCCCGCGCATTGGCCTTCTTCTCGCTCGGTATCCCGATCGGATCGGCGCTGGGCGTCTTCTTCGGCGGCTGGATCGCCTCCAATCTCGATTGGCGCGCCGCCTTCATCATCGTCGGGCTGGCCGGCATCCCGGCCGCCTTGCTGGTCCGCTACGGCATCAAGGAGCCGCCGCGCGGTGCCTTCGACAATGAAGCGGGGCAGGCCGCCGAGCCCGCGCCCCCCTTCGCGCTGGTCGCCGCCACGCTGGCGCGGAAGCCCAGCTTCTGGCTGCTCTCATTCGGCGCGGCGTCCGGATCGATCCTCGGCTACGGCCTGATCTTCTGGCTGCCGAGCTTCTTCTCGCGCAGCTACGGGCTGGAGCTGATCGAGGTGAGCTGGTTCTATGGCTCGATCGTGCTGATCGGCGGCATGGCCGGTACCTGGCTCGGCGGCTGGCTGGGCGACCGGACGGGGCCGTCGGACCCCGGCTCCTATGCCCGCATCCCGGCGATCTGCTTCGTCGTCACCGCGCCGGTCTTCGCCTTCGGCCTCTTCGCCGAATCGCTGGTCACCGGCTGGATTCTCTTCGCCATCGGCCAGATGCTGGCGCTGGCCTGGCTCGGCCCGGTGATCGCCGCCGTCCAGCATATCGTCCCGCCCAACATGCGCGCCACCGCCTCGGCCAGCTTCCTCTTCATCAACAACCTGATCGGGATCGGCTTCGGCATCTTCTTCCTGGGCTTCATGTCCGACACGATGACCGCCACCTATGGCGAGCACGCGCTGCGCTATTCGATCCTCTACGGGCTGGGCTTCTACCTGCTGAGTGCGCTGCTCTACTTCATCGCCTCGAAGCGGCTGGCGAAGGATTGGGTCGCCTAG
- a CDS encoding TonB-dependent receptor: MSRTRIHITGLKFGVALAALAVAPAHAQEAPSAAAAENGDDGAIIVTARRRAESILDVPLSITAYSGEELEARGALDITDIAATTPNVTLEVSRGTNSTLSAFIRGVGQQDPVAGFESGVGLYLDDVYLNRPQAAVLDIYDVERIEVLRGPQGTLYGRNTIGGAVKYVTRRLPRDAELRVRATVGTYEQADLIVSGSAPVGTGVLRVGGSVARLSRGGFGENLTTGEDNYNRDIWAGRVSAEVNNEDNIFFRLSADYTRDNSNARGGHRLIPGLVSGTPVLSDVYDSRGALADPDQYVEAWGVALTGEVNLSERVTLRSITSWRRDESGTPIDFDALPAVDVDVPAIYENRQVSQELQLLYNAGGFNGLLGAYYLDANANTVFDVRLPGGVTALTFGDVDTETWALFGDFSYDLTEQFSVSVGGRYTWDQRTSDILRQVYLGGGGSPFFGGTGIPIVLQSDFTGTATFKEFTPRASVSFRPNRDHTIYASYSRGFKGGGFDPRGVSTACRNPTGGACNSQELFEFMSFDPETVTSYELGWRAALLDRRLRFSLALFQANYADVQIPGSVGTVLNGQQTFIGVTTNAARARFRGVEFEGNALLARSFGTDGDSLNFSWSLGYLDAEYREFIDARGIDVADRRAIQNTPEWTLSGTLNYGTPVADGMLNFITTLSYRSASQQFELSIPELDQGGFALWDANLVWRSDDDRWSIGLHGRNLTNKRYIVSGYNFLSQNPDTGAFNRTGTGALIPTLGAEGVLTAYYGNPRQVYLSVGVNF; this comes from the coding sequence ATGTCCCGCACCCGGATTCACATCACTGGCCTCAAGTTCGGCGTCGCGCTCGCCGCGCTCGCCGTCGCCCCTGCCCACGCGCAGGAGGCGCCGTCAGCAGCCGCCGCCGAGAACGGCGACGACGGCGCGATCATCGTCACCGCTCGGCGCCGGGCGGAAAGTATCCTCGACGTGCCGCTGTCCATCACCGCTTATTCCGGTGAGGAGCTGGAGGCGCGCGGCGCGCTGGACATCACCGATATCGCCGCGACCACGCCGAACGTGACGCTGGAAGTGTCGCGCGGCACCAATTCGACGCTCAGCGCCTTCATCCGCGGCGTCGGCCAGCAGGACCCGGTCGCCGGTTTCGAATCGGGAGTCGGCCTCTATCTCGACGACGTCTATCTGAACCGGCCGCAGGCCGCCGTGCTCGACATTTACGATGTCGAGCGGATCGAGGTGCTGCGCGGGCCGCAGGGCACGCTCTACGGCCGCAACACGATCGGCGGCGCGGTCAAATATGTCACCCGCCGCCTGCCGCGCGACGCGGAGCTGCGCGTCCGGGCCACGGTCGGCACTTACGAGCAGGCCGATCTGATCGTCAGCGGCAGCGCCCCGGTCGGCACCGGCGTCCTGCGCGTCGGCGGCTCGGTCGCGCGGCTTTCGCGCGGCGGCTTCGGCGAAAATCTCACCACCGGCGAAGACAATTACAACCGCGATATCTGGGCGGGCCGCGTGTCGGCCGAGGTCAATAACGAGGACAATATCTTCTTCCGCCTGTCCGCCGATTATACCCGCGACAACAGCAATGCGCGTGGCGGCCACCGGCTGATCCCCGGCCTCGTCTCCGGCACGCCGGTGCTGTCCGATGTCTATGACAGCCGCGGCGCGCTGGCCGACCCCGATCAGTATGTCGAGGCCTGGGGCGTCGCCTTGACCGGCGAGGTCAATCTCTCCGAACGCGTGACGCTGCGCTCGATCACCTCATGGCGTCGTGACGAGAGCGGTACGCCGATCGATTTCGACGCGTTGCCCGCCGTCGATGTGGACGTGCCGGCGATCTACGAGAATCGCCAAGTCTCGCAGGAGCTGCAGCTGCTCTACAATGCGGGCGGGTTCAACGGCCTGTTGGGGGCTTATTATCTCGACGCCAATGCGAACACCGTCTTCGATGTGCGCTTGCCTGGCGGCGTGACCGCGCTCACCTTCGGCGATGTCGATACCGAGACCTGGGCGCTGTTCGGGGACTTCTCCTATGATCTCACCGAGCAGTTCAGCGTCTCGGTCGGCGGCCGCTATACCTGGGACCAGCGCACCTCCGACATCCTGCGCCAGGTCTATCTGGGCGGCGGCGGCTCGCCCTTCTTCGGCGGCACCGGTATTCCGATCGTCCTGCAATCGGATTTCACCGGCACTGCGACGTTCAAGGAATTCACGCCGCGCGCCTCGGTGAGCTTCCGTCCGAACCGCGATCACACGATCTATGCGAGCTATTCGCGCGGTTTCAAGGGCGGCGGTTTTGATCCGCGCGGCGTCTCCACCGCCTGCCGCAACCCGACCGGCGGGGCCTGCAATTCGCAGGAGCTGTTCGAATTCATGTCCTTCGATCCGGAGACGGTGACGAGCTACGAGCTGGGCTGGCGCGCCGCTTTGCTCGACCGGCGGCTGCGCTTCAGCCTGGCGCTGTTCCAGGCCAATTATGCCGACGTGCAGATTCCGGGTTCGGTCGGCACCGTGCTCAACGGGCAGCAGACCTTCATCGGCGTCACCACCAATGCCGCCAGGGCGCGGTTCCGCGGCGTGGAATTCGAAGGCAATGCGCTGCTCGCCCGCAGCTTCGGCACGGACGGGGATTCGCTGAACTTCTCCTGGTCGCTCGGCTATCTCGATGCCGAATATCGCGAGTTCATCGATGCGCGCGGCATCGACGTGGCGGACCGGCGGGCGATCCAGAATACGCCGGAATGGACGCTGAGCGGCACGCTCAACTACGGCACGCCGGTCGCCGACGGGATGCTGAACTTCATCACCACCCTGTCCTATCGCAGCGCCAGCCAGCAGTTCGAGCTGAGCATACCGGAGCTGGACCAGGGCGGATTCGCGCTTTGGGACGCGAACCTGGTGTGGCGTTCGGACGACGATCGCTGGTCGATCGGACTGCACGGCCGCAATCTCACCAACAAGCGCTACATCGTGTCCGGCTACAATTTCCTCTCGCAAAATCCGGACACCGGCGCATTCAACCGCACCGGCACAGGCGCTCTGATCCCGACGCTCGGCGCGGAGGGCGTGCTGACCGCCTATTACGGCAATCCGCGTCAGGTCTACCTGTCGGTCGGCGTCAATTTCTAA
- a CDS encoding alpha/beta hydrolase, giving the protein MQHFIASDGACIAYRDTGVAGDGRVPIVLLHGLMAHGGFFREQAPLAEDFRVVTIDLRGHGESPAPDGKASVERIAADVSDLVAALGLLGAIGVGWSLGATVLWHVLAGPAASRFAGAVVIDMTARVRNDDEWDLGLSPEACEARSQAIRDDFDGFARNAGEGIFAEPVPAHLRGLADWAGGEFARSDPKAIASVWASLVRQDVRALLKGIAHPTLIVHGGRSRLYGDDTADHLVAALPAAAAVRFGNSGHAPHLEEPEAFNRTLKDFAARLSRAPTMETTHR; this is encoded by the coding sequence TTGCAGCATTTCATCGCATCGGACGGGGCTTGCATCGCCTATCGCGACACGGGAGTGGCCGGCGACGGCCGCGTGCCGATCGTGCTGCTGCACGGGCTGATGGCGCATGGCGGCTTCTTCCGCGAACAGGCGCCGCTGGCCGAGGATTTCCGGGTGGTGACGATCGACCTGCGCGGCCATGGCGAATCGCCGGCGCCGGACGGCAAGGCGAGCGTCGAGCGGATCGCCGCCGACGTTTCCGATCTGGTCGCGGCGCTTGGCTTGCTGGGCGCGATCGGTGTCGGCTGGTCGCTGGGCGCGACCGTGCTCTGGCACGTGCTCGCCGGACCCGCCGCGTCGCGCTTCGCCGGCGCGGTGGTGATCGACATGACCGCGCGGGTGCGCAACGACGACGAATGGGATCTCGGCCTGTCGCCGGAGGCGTGCGAGGCCCGATCCCAGGCGATTCGCGACGATTTCGACGGCTTCGCCCGCAATGCCGGCGAGGGCATCTTCGCCGAGCCGGTGCCGGCGCATCTGCGCGGGCTGGCCGATTGGGCGGGCGGCGAGTTCGCCCGGTCCGATCCCAAGGCGATCGCCTCGGTCTGGGCCTCGCTGGTCCGGCAGGACGTGCGCGCCCTGCTCAAGGGCATCGCCCACCCGACCCTGATCGTCCATGGCGGCCGCAGCCGCCTCTATGGCGACGACACCGCCGATCATCTCGTCGCGGCCCTGCCTGCGGCGGCGGCGGTGCGCTTCGGCAATTCCGGCCACGCCCCCCATCTGGAGGAGCCGGAGGCCTTCAACCGCACGCTCAAGGATTTCGCGGCGCGCCTGTCTCGCGCGCCCACCATGGAAACAACGCATCGATGA